The following nucleotide sequence is from Williamwhitmania sp..
AGAAAGAGTTTGAGGCACTTAACGCTGAGCTCATGGGTTTGAGTATTGACAGCATTCATGCTCACCTTGGATGGGTCAACAATGTTCGGGAGAAGACAGGTGTCTACTTCGACTTCCCCATTATTGCTGACCTCGACATGAAGGTTTCAAAACTTTACGGAATGCTGCAGCCAAACGAGAGCGAAACGGCTGCCGTAAGAGCAGTGTTCTTCATCGATCCTTCAAAGAAGATTCGTTTGATTATGTATTACCCGCTCAACGTTGGCCGGAACATGAACGAAATTCTTAGGGTGCTAAAGGCAATGCAGGTGGCCGACAAGTTTAAGGTTGCCCTTCCACTTGACTGGACTCCTGGTGACAAGGTGATAGTTCCACCGCCGAAGACCCTGGATGAGCTAACCGCTAGGAATGCCGACAATTCGCTTGAAAAGGTAGATTTTTATCTAGCCAAAAAGGACTTGAAGGTTTAAATAGCCCAGAAAAATAGTTGTTAAGGGGCAGCATTGTGCTGCCTCTTTTTATTTACCCATGTGCGAAATATCTGATTTCTTCGTTTTACTTTCGCAACAAATATTTCAGTTGAAGGTGGAACGGAGGATTTGGTTAAGGTTATTTTGCCTTTTGTGGGCTGTTGGGTTGACCTTTAGCGCAGCTGCTCAAGTTGATTCATTGAATCCTGCCTTTCAGGTTGGGGAAACCCTTCGCTATAAAATATCGTTTGGCTTTCTCGATGTTGGCACCGCTGACATGCGAGTTTACTTAGCTAACAATGGGGATGATCCTGTTTACTTTGTGAAGGCGGAGGCTCACACCGATGCCTTAGCCAACAAGCTGTTTACCATTTACGATGTGTATGAAAGTTATATCGATATTTCTACCGGATTGCCAGTAAAATCCATTCGTGATATTTCGGAAAACAACTATAGGTATTACAACGAGGTTACATTTATGCGAAATACCAAGCAGGTATTTAGCTCTAGGAGTGGCGTGCATTCGGTTCCCGACTCCATTCTCGACATTCTTTCTGCATTCTATTACGCTCGACGTTTTGCGCTAAACAAGCTCGTTGTTGATCAGAAGGTTGGGTTTAACACCTACTTTGCCGACGAGGTATTCAAGTTTGAGATGGTATACAAAGGTATAGAGATGGTGAAGACCGCCTTTGGCTGGATTGAGTGCCAGAAGTTTGTCCCCATTGTTCAGCTAGGCAGGTTGTTTCGCAAGAAGGATGCCGTTGTGTTTTACATTACCAACGATGCTAACCGGTTGCCTGTAAAGATCCAGATGCGGATGTTTTTTAGCAGCGTGGAGGTGAATTTGGAGGAGTTTTATGGTTTGAGTAACTCCATGTCCGTTTACAAAAACAAGAAACGAAAGGATAGCAAAAAAAATATGCCGGAACAACTTAGTGGCTCAGATAAAAAGCCGGAATAAAAAAATCCCCAACTTTTCCGAAGAAAA
It contains:
- a CDS encoding DUF3108 domain-containing protein; the protein is MERRIWLRLFCLLWAVGLTFSAAAQVDSLNPAFQVGETLRYKISFGFLDVGTADMRVYLANNGDDPVYFVKAEAHTDALANKLFTIYDVYESYIDISTGLPVKSIRDISENNYRYYNEVTFMRNTKQVFSSRSGVHSVPDSILDILSAFYYARRFALNKLVVDQKVGFNTYFADEVFKFEMVYKGIEMVKTAFGWIECQKFVPIVQLGRLFRKKDAVVFYITNDANRLPVKIQMRMFFSSVEVNLEEFYGLSNSMSVYKNKKRKDSKKNMPEQLSGSDKKPE
- a CDS encoding redoxin domain-containing protein, whose translation is KEFEALNAELMGLSIDSIHAHLGWVNNVREKTGVYFDFPIIADLDMKVSKLYGMLQPNESETAAVRAVFFIDPSKKIRLIMYYPLNVGRNMNEILRVLKAMQVADKFKVALPLDWTPGDKVIVPPPKTLDELTARNADNSLEKVDFYLAKKDLKV